A single region of the Nicotiana sylvestris chromosome 6, ASM39365v2, whole genome shotgun sequence genome encodes:
- the LOC104235197 gene encoding TOM1-like protein 5, giving the protein MAAELVNSATSDKLTEIDWTKNIEICELVAHDHKQARDVVKAIKKRLGSKSPNSQLFSVNLLEMLINNIGEPVHKQVIDTGILPGLVKIVKKKSDLPVREKIFLLLDAAQTSLGGASGRFPQYYSAYYELVSAGVQFPQRPLVSSEPHAPANENKHNQRDNDHVSPRCEIKFPQAEPQKFPDNSILQKAAAALEVLREVLDTVNTQHPEGAKDEFTLDLVEQCSFQKQRVMHLAISSRDEKVVSQAVELNEKLDRVLKRHDALLSAWPTSTSNPHDHGQSDEEEEAEQLFRRIRKGKARLLPEDEDCQVERTFGLLGSAVPGNMLHRPLIRPAPTEQKQENNTGRAAVTIPPPPSKHVERERFFQENKSEGSTLSGHMRGLSLHSRNASSSRSGSIDFSE; this is encoded by the exons ATGGCAGCAGAGCTTGTTAATTCTGCAACAAGTGACAAACTCACTGAAATAGATTGGACAAAAAATATTGAAATATGTGAATTGGTTGCACATGATCACAA GCAAGCCAGAGATGTCGTTAAAGCTATAAAGAAACGACTGGGAAGCAAAAGCCCAAACTCACAACTCTTCTCAGTAAAT TTGCTGGAAATGTTGATAAACAATATCGGAGAACCTGTTCATAAGCAGGTTATTGATACAGGAATCCTTCCGGGACTTGTGAAGATAGTAAAGAAAAAG TCAGATCTACCTGTAAGAGAAAAGATATTTCTTCTTCTGGATGCTGCACAGACTTCTCTTGGCGGAGCTTCTGGGAGGTTCCCTCAGTATTATTCTGCATATTATGAGTTAGTG AGTGCAGGTGTGCAGTTTCCTCAAAGACCTCTCGTCTCCTCCGAACCGCATGCTCCCGCAAATGAGAATAAACATAATCAACGAGACAATGATCATGTCTCTCCTAGATGTGAAATAAAATTCCCACAAGCAGAGCCTCAAAAATTTCCTGACAACAG TATCCTACAGAAGGCTGCCGCTGCCCTAGAGGTTCTAAGGGAAGTCCTTGATACCGTCAACACTCAGCATCCTGAG GGAGCAAAGGATGAGTTCACACTCGATCTTGTGGAGCAATGTTCGTTTCAAAAGCAACGTGTGATGCATCTTGCTATAAGTTCTCG GGATGAAAAGGTGGTCTCCCAAGCAGTGGAGCTGAACGAGAAGCTTGATAGAGTTCTCAAAAGACATGATGCACTTCTTTCTGCTTGGCCAACCTCCACATcaaatccacatgatcatgggcaatCAGATGAAGAAGAGGAGGCTGAACAGCTTTTCCGAAG AATAAGAAAAGGAAAAGCTCGGCTACTGCCTGAAGATGAAGACTGCCAAGTAGAACGTACTTTTGGATTGCTAGGATCTGCAGTTCCAGGGAATATGCTACATCGTCCCCTTATAAGGCCAGCGCCTACAGAACAGAAGCAAGAAAACAACACCGGAAGAGCAGCTGTCACAATACCTCCACCTCCTTCAAAGCATGTTGAGAGAGAACGGTTCTTCCAAGAAAACAAGTCTGAGGGTTCTACTCTTTCTGGCCACATGAGAGGCCTGTCCTTACATAGTCGCAACGCCAGCAGCTCTCGCAGTGGCAGCATTGATTTCAGTGAATAA